In one window of Methanococcoides methylutens DNA:
- a CDS encoding tyrosine--tRNA ligase: MEKIDLIKRNVQEIVTEAELTTLLETKENPSAYTGYEPSGKIHMGHVLTVNKLMDLQKAGFEITVLLADVHAYLNQKGTMEEVRKTADYNKECFLALGLDPEKTNFVYGSDFQLSPEYMLNVLKLTQSTSLNRAKRSMDEVGRKMEDPKVSQMVYPIMQAIDIALLGVDVAVGGIDQRKIHMLAREGLPGLGFKAPLCIHTPILLGLDGTKMSSSNENYISVDDDAASINKKLKKAFCPAGVIEDNPMLELFKYHIMPRYDEIVFERPEKFGGDLVCKSYAELETVFADGSLHPMDLKNGAGKYINEILDPVRSVLG; the protein is encoded by the coding sequence ATGGAAAAGATCGATCTTATAAAAAGAAACGTGCAGGAGATTGTCACAGAAGCGGAGCTTACAACATTGCTGGAGACCAAGGAAAACCCTTCAGCATATACCGGCTACGAACCTAGTGGGAAGATCCACATGGGCCACGTTCTTACTGTGAACAAGTTAATGGACCTTCAGAAAGCAGGATTTGAGATCACTGTCCTTCTTGCGGATGTCCATGCATACCTGAACCAGAAAGGTACGATGGAAGAAGTACGCAAGACCGCGGACTACAACAAGGAATGTTTCCTTGCACTCGGACTTGATCCGGAAAAGACTAATTTTGTATATGGCTCTGATTTCCAGCTCTCTCCTGAATACATGCTTAATGTGCTCAAGCTCACCCAGTCAACTTCACTGAACCGGGCAAAGAGAAGCATGGACGAGGTTGGAAGAAAGATGGAAGATCCTAAGGTTTCCCAGATGGTCTACCCTATCATGCAGGCTATCGATATCGCACTTCTCGGAGTGGATGTCGCGGTAGGTGGTATCGACCAGAGGAAGATCCACATGCTTGCAAGGGAAGGGCTTCCAGGCCTTGGCTTCAAAGCTCCGCTCTGCATCCACACTCCTATACTTCTCGGACTGGACGGTACCAAGATGTCATCATCCAACGAGAACTATATTTCAGTGGACGATGATGCAGCATCCATTAATAAAAAGCTTAAGAAAGCATTCTGTCCTGCAGGTGTTATTGAAGATAATCCGATGCTTGAGCTATTCAAGTATCACATAATGCCTCGCTACGATGAGATCGTCTTCGAAAGGCCGGAGAAGTTTGGCGGCGACCTTGTATGCAAGAGCTATGCAGAACTTGAGACAGTATTTGCAGACGGAAGTCTTCATCCAATGGACCTGAAGAACGGTGCCGGCAAGTACATCAATGAGATACTTGACCCTGTAAGGTCAGTTCTTGGATAA
- a CDS encoding cation:proton antiporter, giving the protein MESFIINNLTIIFGLSIAILYFCHRLHIPIIVGFLFTGMLLGPHGYGLIDAIEEVEVLAEIGIVLLLFTIGVELSLKDLWSMKRAVLIGGSIQVLFTIAVVYFISSWVGYGFAESVFIGFLFSLSSTAIVLKLLQKRGELHAPHGRLSLAILLYQDVIVVPMILVTPFLAGVGSTGDAALLPIIAKGIGLIVLVMASAKWIVPNVLYQITKTRDSELFFLSIIVVCLSVAWLTSSMGLSLALGAFLAGLIISESEYSHQALSNLIPFRDIFMSFFFISIGMLLDIGHFFENPVLFILVAAGVLLLKSVLAGLASFLLGFPLRTVILGGLALAQVGEFSFVLSRFGLEFGILDQNVYQLFLVVSIITMAVTSSVMSISPRVADRVVNLPLPSKFKCGFHPGAMEDILDKKTHLKDHLVIAGFGFNGHTVAKAATVAGIPYLILDTNPETVRKEQLKGELVYYGDSSQKGVLEHADIKDARVLVVCISDPAGTRRTVSLSRKLNPNLHIITRTQYLQEMEPLYALGANEVIPEEFETSIEIFVRLMKRYLIPKDEIDKLVSEIRSDGYEMFRTLSGTMNIYDMEVDIPEMNITNVRVRSSSYVVGKTLTQLGLRKKYGVTILAIRRDSEILASPDADLSLISGDVVVLMGTPEMISKVDPLFAGGNID; this is encoded by the coding sequence ATGGAATCTTTCATAATAAATAATCTTACCATAATTTTCGGTTTGTCCATCGCCATTCTTTATTTCTGCCACCGTCTTCATATACCCATAATTGTCGGATTTCTTTTTACGGGTATGTTATTGGGACCTCATGGTTATGGTCTGATAGATGCCATTGAAGAAGTAGAAGTGCTTGCTGAGATAGGCATCGTTCTGCTGCTTTTCACGATCGGTGTTGAGTTATCTTTAAAGGATCTCTGGAGCATGAAACGGGCTGTCCTTATTGGCGGTTCCATACAGGTACTGTTTACAATAGCAGTTGTCTATTTCATATCTTCCTGGGTCGGATACGGTTTTGCAGAATCCGTTTTTATTGGTTTTTTATTCTCTCTGAGTAGTACGGCTATCGTGCTCAAGCTTTTGCAGAAGAGGGGTGAACTGCATGCTCCGCATGGACGTCTGTCCCTTGCAATTCTACTTTACCAGGATGTCATTGTAGTTCCCATGATACTGGTGACACCATTTTTGGCAGGTGTGGGTTCCACCGGAGATGCAGCACTGCTTCCCATAATTGCAAAAGGCATCGGCCTTATCGTTCTGGTCATGGCCAGTGCTAAGTGGATCGTCCCGAACGTTCTCTATCAGATAACGAAGACCCGGGATTCCGAGCTCTTCTTCCTGAGCATCATTGTTGTCTGCCTTTCGGTCGCCTGGCTTACATCCAGCATGGGACTATCTCTTGCATTGGGTGCTTTTCTCGCAGGTCTGATCATCTCGGAATCCGAATACAGCCATCAGGCACTTAGTAACCTCATTCCTTTCCGTGATATTTTCATGAGTTTCTTCTTTATTTCCATAGGGATGCTGCTTGATATCGGACACTTCTTTGAGAACCCTGTGCTGTTCATACTTGTGGCTGCCGGGGTACTTCTGTTAAAATCAGTACTAGCCGGCTTGGCCTCATTCCTGCTTGGCTTCCCCCTGCGTACGGTGATCCTGGGGGGACTTGCACTTGCACAGGTTGGTGAGTTCTCATTCGTTCTTTCCAGGTTCGGGCTGGAATTTGGTATCCTTGATCAGAACGTGTACCAGCTGTTCCTTGTGGTCTCCATCATTACAATGGCAGTAACTTCATCTGTAATGTCAATTTCACCCAGGGTCGCGGACCGGGTCGTGAACCTGCCTCTGCCATCAAAGTTCAAATGTGGTTTTCATCCAGGGGCTATGGAGGATATTCTTGACAAAAAGACACATCTTAAGGACCATCTTGTCATCGCAGGTTTCGGTTTCAATGGTCATACCGTTGCAAAGGCAGCAACGGTGGCAGGAATTCCCTATCTCATACTCGATACCAACCCGGAAACCGTTAGGAAAGAACAGTTAAAAGGCGAACTGGTCTATTATGGCGATTCTTCCCAGAAAGGCGTGCTCGAACATGCGGACATCAAGGACGCAAGGGTGCTGGTGGTCTGCATATCTGATCCGGCGGGAACGCGTAGAACTGTTTCACTTTCACGTAAATTAAATCCGAATCTACACATTATTACACGTACACAATATCTCCAGGAAATGGAACCTCTGTATGCACTGGGTGCAAATGAGGTAATTCCTGAGGAGTTCGAGACATCCATCGAGATATTCGTAAGGCTGATGAAGAGATATCTTATTCCAAAGGATGAGATCGATAAATTGGTCTCAGAGATACGTTCGGATGGTTATGAGATGTTCAGAACGTTGTCCGGTACAATGAACATCTATGACATGGAAGTTGATATTCCGGAAATGAACATTACGAATGTAAGGGTTAGGTCATCTTCCTATGTAGTTGGGAAAACACTTACTCAGCTTGGCCTGAGGAAAAAATATGGTGTCACAATACTTGCGATTCGCAGGGACTCTGAAATTCTTGCAAGTCCGGATGCTGATCTCTCGCTGATCTCGGGTGACGTGGTCGTACTGATGGGCACGCCGGAAATGATCTCAAAAGTAGATCCGCTATTTGCAGGCGGGAATATCGATTAA